One Streptomyces hundungensis DNA segment encodes these proteins:
- a CDS encoding AzlD domain-containing protein yields the protein MNVWIAIAATALGCYLVKLLGLLVPAGALERPLVKRLSALLPVALLAALTAQQTFSTGHQVLLDARGAGLAAAALALAVRAPFLVIVGAAVLVTAGVRALGG from the coding sequence TTGAACGTCTGGATCGCCATCGCGGCCACCGCCCTCGGCTGCTACCTCGTCAAACTCCTGGGCCTGCTCGTCCCCGCCGGCGCCCTGGAACGGCCCCTCGTCAAGCGGCTCTCAGCGCTGCTGCCGGTGGCCCTGCTGGCCGCGCTCACCGCGCAGCAGACCTTCAGCACCGGCCACCAGGTCCTGCTCGACGCCCGGGGCGCCGGGCTCGCGGCGGCGGCCCTCGCCCTGGCTGTCCGCGCCCCGTTCCTGGTGATCGTCGGGGCGGCCGTACTCGTCACGGCCGGCGTACGGGCCCTGGGCGGCTGA
- a CDS encoding AzlC family ABC transporter permease has protein sequence MATEQTAPPDIPTEVTQAEDRPDAAVVRDALGVGVAVGLSGFAFGVTSAGSGLGLLQTCALSLLVFTGASQFALVGALAAGGNPFTAAAGAFFLGVRNAFYGLRLSQLLALPKAVRPFAAQWVIDETTAVTLAQPTRRAARIGFTVTGLTLYVLWNLTTLAGALGARALGDTDAWGLDAASPAVFLALLAPMLTSATERITAALAVLLVLGLLPVLPAGAPVLVAALAAPAVLFLKGRDRHPAVEGDVPRTARAHDITDPGRSDTTGNSPKGQAR, from the coding sequence GTGGCAACGGAACAGACAGCACCCCCAGACATACCCACCGAGGTCACCCAGGCCGAGGACAGGCCCGACGCGGCCGTCGTCCGCGACGCCCTGGGCGTCGGCGTCGCCGTGGGACTCTCCGGCTTCGCCTTCGGAGTGACCTCCGCCGGATCGGGACTCGGCCTCCTCCAGACGTGCGCGCTCAGCCTGCTCGTCTTCACCGGCGCGTCCCAGTTCGCGCTCGTCGGCGCGCTCGCCGCCGGCGGAAACCCCTTCACCGCGGCGGCCGGCGCCTTCTTCCTCGGCGTACGCAACGCCTTCTACGGACTGCGCCTGTCCCAACTCCTCGCGCTGCCAAAGGCGGTGCGCCCCTTCGCCGCCCAGTGGGTCATCGACGAGACGACCGCCGTCACCCTGGCCCAGCCCACCCGCCGGGCCGCGCGGATCGGCTTCACCGTCACCGGCCTCACCCTGTACGTGCTGTGGAACCTGACCACCCTCGCCGGTGCGCTCGGAGCGCGCGCCCTGGGCGACACCGACGCCTGGGGACTCGACGCCGCGAGCCCCGCCGTCTTCCTCGCCCTCCTCGCGCCCATGCTCACCAGCGCCACCGAGCGCATCACGGCCGCCCTCGCCGTCCTCCTCGTCCTCGGGCTGCTCCCGGTGCTGCCCGCCGGCGCACCCGTCCTGGTCGCGGCGCTGGCCGCGCCCGCCGTCCTCTTCCTGAAGGGACGCGACAGGCACCCGGCGGTCGAGGGCGATGTGCCGCGGACGGCCCGCGCCCACGACATCACCGATCCGGGGCGATCGGACACCACCGGGAACTCCCCGAAGGGACAAGCACGTTGA
- a CDS encoding AraC family transcriptional regulator produces the protein MEGIGEWARHWQYPELPGLDLLRARYVSHSFPRHAHEGFVLGAVRTGIEDVVMSGGTIRARPGTVVMINPEVPHAAHAGTPEGWTYATLYPSAHLVADIAADTTTLRGTAGFAESIVEDPDTALLIQDVHRAAEQGNALAADTVFRVAVSRLLRRHGHALPERTVRSAGARAAASARLLLTQRLNEPPSLEQLAKELDTSPFALLRAFKAEYGLPPHAWLTGERVRRACRLLDGGTPPAEAAVAVGFSDQPHLNRHFTRIVGVTPGAYRRERAGT, from the coding sequence GTGGAAGGGATCGGGGAATGGGCGCGGCACTGGCAGTATCCCGAGCTGCCCGGCCTCGACCTGCTCCGCGCCCGATACGTCAGCCACTCCTTCCCGCGCCACGCCCATGAGGGGTTCGTGCTCGGCGCGGTACGCACCGGAATAGAGGACGTGGTCATGTCCGGCGGGACCATCCGGGCGCGCCCCGGCACCGTCGTCATGATCAACCCCGAGGTGCCGCACGCCGCCCACGCCGGAACCCCCGAGGGCTGGACGTACGCGACGCTCTACCCCTCGGCGCACCTGGTCGCCGACATCGCGGCCGACACCACCACCCTGCGCGGCACCGCCGGATTCGCCGAGAGCATCGTCGAGGACCCCGACACCGCCCTGCTCATCCAGGACGTCCACCGCGCGGCCGAACAGGGCAACGCGCTCGCCGCCGACACCGTGTTCCGCGTCGCCGTCTCCCGCCTGCTGCGCCGGCACGGCCACGCCCTGCCCGAACGCACCGTGCGGTCGGCGGGGGCGCGCGCCGCGGCCTCCGCACGCCTCCTCCTGACGCAACGACTGAACGAGCCGCCGTCCCTGGAACAACTGGCCAAGGAGCTGGACACCAGCCCGTTCGCGCTGCTGCGCGCCTTCAAGGCGGAGTACGGGCTGCCACCGCACGCGTGGCTCACCGGCGAACGGGTCCGCCGGGCCTGCCGCCTCCTGGACGGCGGAACACCACCCGCCGAAGCCGCCGTCGCGGTCGGGTTCAGCGACCAGCCGCACCTCAACCGCCACTTCACCCGCATCGTCGGCGTCACCCCCGGCGCCTACCGCCGCGAGCGCGCCGGAACATAA
- a CDS encoding ATP-dependent helicase codes for MARTALDSFSPATRGWFTGAFTAPTAAQEGAWRAIAEGSDVLVVAPTGSGKTLAAFLAALDRLAATPPPAEAKKRCRVLYVSPLKALAVDVERNLRSPLTGIRQESVRLGLPEPEVRVGIRSGDTPPAERRALTTRPPDILITTPESLFLMLTSAAREALAGVETVILDEVHAVAGTKRGAHLALSLERLDELLPRPARRIGLSATVRPVDEVARYLSPQRKVEIVQPPSTKEFDLSVVVPVEDMGELAGSPAADAKEGAEKPSIWPHVEERIVDLVQAHRSTIVFANSRRLAERLCNRLNEIAYERAMGEPLPETHAPADLMGGSGAAAGAPALLAKAHHGSVSKEQRAIVEEDLKAGRLPAVVATSSLELGIDMGAVDLVVQVESPPSVASGLQRVGRAGHQVGAVSTGVVFPKYRGDLVQSAVVTERMRTGAIEALRIPSNPLDVLAQQLVAMTALDTWQVDDLMALVRRAAPFAALPESAFTAVLDMLAGRYPSDAFAELRPRVVWDRIAGTVTGRPGAQRLAVTSGGTIPDRGLFGVFLAGADPKKGGGRVGELDEEMVYESRVGDVFTLGTTSWRIEDITRDRVLVSPAPGVPGRLPFWKGDQLGRPLELGRALGAFLREVGALSPDDARSRLRNAGLDAWAADNVIAYLDEQRQACGHLPDDRTILVERFRDELGDWRVVIHSPFGAQVHAPWALALGARLAERYGMDAQVMHADDGIVLRLPDADLMGLDLLDQDPAALDAAFDSEQAPVGAADAVFDKGEIEQIVTDQVGSSALFASRFRECAARALLLPRRSPGKRTPLWQQRQRAAQLLQVASEFGSFPIVLEAVRECLQDVFDVPGLTELMGDLEARRVRLVEVTTAEPSPFARSLLFGYVAQFLYEGDSPLAERRAAALSLDSRLLAELLGQAELRELLDAEVLSELEQELQWLTEDRRIKDVEGVADLLRVLGPLTEAELARRGAEPGWAAELEGARRAIRVRIAGADHWAAIEDAGRLRDALGTALPVGVPEAFTEPVKDPLSDLLSRFARTHGPFTSATAAARFGLGASVTDGALQRLAASGRVVQGEFHPAGIGQEWCDATILRRLRRRSLAALRQELEPVPPAALATFLPQWQHLGANRLRGIDGLARAVEQLQGAAVPASALERLVLPSRVSDYGPAFLDELTTTGEVVWAGAGALAGKDGWVSLYVADAAPLLLPPPHPLELTALHESVLTALAPGYGLFFRQLADQVRATTHPEANDAQLADAVWDLAWSGRLTNDTLAPLRALLGSGRTAGSTAHRAKRPVPRGRYGTLTGAARPVSRTGPPTVSGRWSLLPAPEPDPTHRAHALARTLLDRHGVVTRGAVQAEGVEGGFSATYRILAAFEDSGQARRGYVVEGLGAAQFAMDGAVDRLRAAATARDRGADANSAPQAIVLAAADPANAYGAALPWPEPPNGAGHKPGRKAGSVVVLVDGELVLYLERGGKSLLAWAAEPDDPALTAASGALAGAARAGRLGTITVERANGDPALTSPLARALETAGFVPTPRGLRLRP; via the coding sequence ATGGCACGGACAGCGCTGGATTCCTTCTCGCCCGCGACGCGCGGCTGGTTCACGGGGGCTTTCACCGCGCCCACCGCGGCGCAGGAGGGCGCCTGGCGGGCGATCGCGGAGGGCTCCGACGTGCTGGTCGTCGCCCCGACCGGCTCGGGCAAGACACTCGCCGCCTTCCTCGCCGCGCTCGACCGGCTGGCCGCCACCCCGCCGCCCGCCGAGGCGAAGAAGCGTTGCCGGGTGCTGTACGTGTCGCCGCTCAAGGCCCTCGCGGTCGATGTGGAGCGCAATCTGCGCTCTCCGCTGACCGGGATCCGTCAGGAGTCGGTGCGGCTCGGGCTGCCCGAGCCGGAGGTCCGGGTCGGTATCCGTTCCGGTGACACTCCGCCCGCCGAGCGCCGGGCGTTGACCACGCGCCCGCCGGACATTTTGATCACGACGCCCGAGTCGCTGTTCCTGATGCTCACCTCCGCCGCGCGTGAGGCGCTCGCGGGCGTCGAGACGGTGATCCTGGACGAGGTGCACGCGGTCGCCGGCACCAAGCGGGGCGCCCATCTGGCGCTGTCCCTCGAGCGGTTGGACGAGCTGCTGCCGAGGCCGGCCCGCAGGATCGGCCTGTCGGCGACGGTGCGTCCGGTGGACGAGGTGGCGCGTTATCTCTCCCCGCAGCGCAAGGTCGAGATCGTTCAGCCGCCGTCCACCAAGGAGTTCGACCTGTCGGTGGTCGTGCCGGTGGAGGACATGGGCGAGCTGGCCGGCTCGCCCGCGGCCGACGCGAAGGAGGGCGCCGAGAAGCCGTCGATCTGGCCGCATGTCGAGGAGCGCATCGTCGATCTGGTGCAGGCACACCGTTCGACGATCGTGTTCGCCAACTCCCGGCGCCTGGCCGAGCGGTTGTGCAACCGGCTCAATGAGATCGCGTACGAGCGCGCCATGGGTGAGCCGCTGCCCGAGACGCACGCGCCGGCGGATCTGATGGGCGGTTCGGGGGCGGCCGCGGGCGCCCCCGCGCTGCTCGCCAAGGCGCACCACGGTTCGGTGTCCAAGGAGCAGCGGGCGATCGTGGAGGAGGACCTGAAGGCGGGCCGGCTCCCCGCGGTGGTGGCCACCTCCAGTCTTGAGCTGGGCATCGACATGGGTGCGGTGGATCTGGTGGTCCAGGTCGAGTCGCCGCCGTCCGTCGCCTCGGGGCTTCAGCGCGTGGGCCGCGCGGGGCATCAGGTGGGCGCGGTCTCCACCGGGGTGGTCTTCCCCAAGTACCGCGGTGACCTGGTCCAGTCGGCGGTGGTCACCGAGCGGATGCGCACGGGGGCGATCGAAGCGCTGCGCATCCCGTCCAATCCGCTGGACGTGCTGGCTCAGCAGCTGGTCGCGATGACCGCGCTCGACACCTGGCAGGTCGACGACCTCATGGCGCTGGTGCGGCGGGCCGCGCCGTTCGCAGCCCTTCCGGAGTCGGCGTTCACCGCGGTTTTGGACATGCTGGCGGGCCGCTATCCCTCCGATGCCTTCGCGGAGCTGCGCCCGCGCGTGGTGTGGGACCGGATCGCGGGCACCGTCACCGGCCGCCCCGGCGCCCAGCGGCTCGCCGTCACCTCGGGCGGCACCATCCCCGACCGGGGCCTGTTCGGCGTCTTCCTGGCGGGGGCCGACCCGAAGAAGGGCGGCGGCCGGGTCGGTGAGCTCGACGAAGAGATGGTGTACGAGTCGCGCGTGGGTGATGTCTTCACTCTGGGCACCACGTCGTGGCGGATCGAGGACATCACCCGCGACCGGGTCCTCGTCTCGCCCGCGCCCGGGGTGCCCGGCCGGCTGCCGTTCTGGAAGGGCGACCAGCTGGGCCGCCCGCTCGAACTGGGCCGTGCGCTCGGCGCGTTCCTGCGCGAGGTCGGCGCGCTCTCCCCCGACGACGCCCGGTCGCGTCTGCGGAACGCGGGCCTCGATGCCTGGGCGGCGGACAATGTGATCGCCTATCTCGACGAGCAGCGCCAGGCCTGCGGTCATCTGCCGGACGACCGCACGATCCTGGTCGAGCGGTTCCGGGACGAGCTCGGCGACTGGCGGGTGGTCATCCACTCCCCCTTCGGCGCTCAGGTGCACGCCCCGTGGGCGCTGGCGCTCGGCGCCCGCCTGGCCGAGCGGTACGGCATGGACGCGCAGGTCATGCATGCCGACGACGGCATCGTGCTGCGGCTGCCCGACGCGGACCTGATGGGTCTGGATCTGCTGGACCAGGACCCGGCCGCCCTCGATGCGGCGTTCGACAGTGAGCAGGCCCCGGTGGGGGCCGCCGACGCGGTCTTCGACAAGGGGGAGATCGAGCAGATCGTCACCGATCAGGTGGGCAGTTCCGCGCTGTTCGCCTCGCGTTTTCGCGAGTGCGCGGCGCGCGCCCTGCTGCTGCCCCGGCGCTCCCCGGGCAAGCGCACCCCGCTGTGGCAGCAGCGCCAGCGGGCGGCCCAACTGCTCCAGGTGGCCAGCGAGTTCGGGTCGTTCCCGATCGTCCTCGAAGCCGTCCGCGAGTGTCTCCAGGACGTGTTCGACGTCCCGGGCCTCACGGAGCTGATGGGCGACCTGGAGGCGCGCAGGGTGCGTCTGGTGGAGGTCACCACGGCGGAGCCGTCCCCCTTCGCCCGCTCTCTGCTGTTCGGCTATGTCGCGCAGTTCCTCTACGAGGGAGACTCGCCGCTCGCCGAGCGGCGGGCCGCGGCCCTCTCCCTCGACTCGCGTCTGCTGGCGGAGTTGCTCGGCCAGGCCGAGCTGCGCGAACTGCTCGACGCGGAGGTACTGAGCGAGCTGGAGCAGGAGCTCCAGTGGCTCACCGAGGACCGCCGCATCAAGGACGTCGAGGGCGTAGCGGACCTGCTGCGGGTCCTGGGGCCGCTCACCGAGGCCGAGTTGGCGCGGCGCGGCGCCGAGCCGGGCTGGGCCGCGGAGCTGGAGGGGGCGCGCCGCGCCATCCGGGTCCGCATCGCCGGAGCGGACCACTGGGCGGCGATCGAGGACGCGGGACGACTGCGCGACGCGCTCGGCACAGCCCTGCCGGTCGGTGTGCCCGAGGCCTTCACCGAGCCGGTGAAGGACCCGCTCAGCGACCTGCTGTCCCGGTTCGCGCGCACGCACGGCCCGTTCACCTCGGCGACCGCCGCGGCCCGGTTCGGGCTCGGCGCCTCGGTCACGGACGGGGCGCTTCAGCGCCTCGCGGCCTCGGGCCGGGTCGTCCAGGGCGAGTTCCATCCGGCGGGCATCGGCCAGGAGTGGTGCGACGCGACGATCCTGCGCAGGTTGCGGCGGCGTTCGCTCGCCGCGCTGCGCCAGGAACTGGAGCCGGTGCCGCCGGCCGCGCTCGCCACCTTCCTGCCCCAGTGGCAGCACCTGGGGGCCAACAGGCTGCGCGGCATCGACGGACTGGCCCGCGCGGTGGAGCAGTTGCAAGGTGCCGCCGTGCCCGCCTCCGCCCTGGAGAGGCTGGTCTTGCCGTCCCGGGTGTCGGACTACGGTCCGGCGTTCCTGGACGAGCTGACCACGACCGGCGAGGTCGTCTGGGCAGGGGCGGGAGCGCTGGCCGGCAAGGACGGGTGGGTCTCCCTGTATGTCGCCGACGCGGCGCCGCTCCTGTTGCCGCCGCCCCATCCGCTGGAACTGACCGCGCTCCACGAGTCGGTGCTCACGGCGCTGGCCCCCGGCTACGGCCTGTTCTTCCGTCAGCTCGCCGATCAGGTCCGGGCCACCACCCACCCGGAGGCCAACGACGCCCAACTCGCCGACGCCGTATGGGATTTGGCGTGGTCGGGGCGGCTCACCAACGACACCCTGGCGCCGTTGCGCGCCCTGCTCGGGTCGGGCCGTACCGCGGGGTCCACCGCACACCGCGCCAAGCGGCCCGTGCCCCGGGGCCGGTACGGCACCCTGACGGGCGCGGCCCGCCCGGTCTCGCGCACCGGCCCGCCGACCGTCTCGGGCCGCTGGTCCCTGCTGCCCGCCCCCGAGCCCGATCCCACCCATCGCGCCCACGCCCTGGCCCGTACGCTCCTGGATCGGCACGGCGTGGTCACCCGGGGTGCGGTGCAGGCCGAGGGCGTCGAGGGCGGCTTCTCGGCGACGTACCGGATCCTCGCCGCCTTCGAGGACAGCGGGCAGGCCCGGCGCGGCTATGTCGTCGAGGGGCTGGGCGCGGCCCAGTTCGCGATGGACGGCGCCGTGGACCGGCTGCGGGCGGCCGCCACCGCCCGGGACCGGGGGGCCGACGCGAACAGCGCCCCGCAGGCGATCGTCCTGGCGGCCGCCGACCCCGCGAACGCCTATGGCGCGGCGCTGCCCTGGCCGGAGCCGCCCAATGGCGCGGGGCACAAGCCGGGCCGCAAGGCGGGCTCCGTGGTCGTGCTGGTCGACGGCGAGCTCGTGCTGTATCTGGAGCGCGGCGGCAAGTCCCTGCTCGCCTGGGCCGCCGAGCCCGACGATCCTGCGCTGACGGCCGCCTCGGGGGCCCTCGCCGGAGCGGCGCGGGCCGGTCGGCTCGGCACGATCACCGTGGAGCGCGCCAACGGCGACCCCGCCCTGACCTCGCCGCTCGCCCGCGCCCTGGAGACAGCGGGCTTCGTCCCCACCCCCAGGGGGCTGCGCCTGAGACCCTGA
- a CDS encoding SDR family NAD(P)-dependent oxidoreductase, producing the protein MPLTAYDLGERTAFVTGAAGGIGRASALLLAEAGATVHCADRDEAGLGETGALIAKAGGSAQLHRLDVSDRAQVKAALEAAGPVHILAAIAGVMHTSSVLDTEDADLDRVLAVNFRGVLHACQEAARSMIARGIRGSLVTMASGAVDAGRPGLFCYSVSKVAVVQLTRTLACELGPHGIRVNAVAPGWVRTPMTAQHAAEEQGRIESMMLRLSPLGRLGRPEDVAQAVLYLAADSSEFMTGQILRPNGGVSMPW; encoded by the coding sequence ATGCCCCTCACGGCGTACGACCTCGGTGAGCGCACGGCCTTCGTCACGGGCGCGGCCGGCGGGATCGGCCGGGCCAGTGCCCTGCTGCTCGCGGAGGCCGGTGCCACGGTGCACTGCGCGGACCGCGACGAGGCGGGCCTGGGCGAAACCGGGGCGCTGATCGCCAAGGCGGGCGGCAGCGCGCAGCTGCACCGGCTCGACGTCTCGGACCGCGCGCAGGTGAAGGCGGCGCTGGAAGCCGCCGGGCCGGTGCACATCCTGGCCGCGATCGCGGGCGTGATGCACACCAGCTCGGTCCTGGACACCGAGGACGCCGACCTCGACCGGGTCCTGGCGGTCAACTTCAGGGGCGTGCTCCACGCCTGCCAGGAAGCGGCCCGCTCGATGATCGCCCGTGGCATACGGGGCTCGCTCGTCACCATGGCCTCGGGCGCCGTGGACGCCGGACGGCCGGGCCTGTTCTGCTACAGCGTCTCGAAGGTCGCGGTCGTCCAGCTCACCAGGACGCTCGCCTGCGAGCTGGGGCCGCACGGCATCCGGGTCAACGCCGTGGCCCCCGGCTGGGTCCGCACCCCCATGACCGCTCAGCACGCGGCCGAGGAACAGGGGCGGATCGAGTCGATGATGCTGCGGCTCTCCCCGCTCGGCCGTCTCGGCAGGCCCGAGGACGTCGCCCAGGCGGTGCTGTATCTCGCCGCGGACTCCTCGGAGTTCATGACGGGCCAGATCCTCCGTCCGAACGGCGGCGTCTCGATGCCCTGGTAG
- a CDS encoding Dps family protein, which yields MSYIKSPLSDADLKVVGDALQGALVDLVDLSLVAKQVHWNVVGPRFRSVHLQLDDVVDTARLHSDTVAERASAVGVSPDGRAATVAKTSAIGSVPDGWIKDTDAVKVLVDALGAVVARMRERIEATAEPDPISQDIIIGLTADLEKHAWMFQAETV from the coding sequence ATGTCCTACATCAAGAGCCCGCTGTCCGACGCCGACCTCAAGGTGGTCGGCGACGCTCTCCAGGGCGCGCTCGTCGATCTCGTGGACCTCTCCCTGGTCGCCAAGCAGGTGCACTGGAACGTGGTCGGCCCGCGCTTCAGGTCCGTACACCTCCAGCTCGACGACGTCGTCGACACCGCGCGGCTCCATTCGGACACGGTGGCCGAGCGGGCCTCCGCCGTGGGCGTCAGCCCGGACGGGCGCGCCGCCACCGTGGCGAAGACCAGCGCGATCGGCTCGGTCCCGGACGGCTGGATCAAGGACACCGACGCGGTGAAGGTCCTCGTGGACGCACTCGGAGCGGTCGTCGCCCGGATGCGGGAACGCATCGAGGCCACCGCGGAACCGGACCCCATCAGCCAGGACATCATCATCGGACTCACCGCCGACCTCGAAAAGCACGCCTGGATGTTCCAGGCCGAGACGGTCTGA
- a CDS encoding helix-turn-helix domain-containing protein produces MILLRRLLGDVLRRQRQRQGRTLREVSSSARVSLGYLSEVERGQKEASSELLSAICDALDVRMSELMREVSDELALAELAASAAASDPVRAPVRPMLNSISVTSVTGVPTERVTIKAPAEAVDVVAA; encoded by the coding sequence ATGATTCTGCTCCGTCGCCTGCTGGGTGACGTGCTGCGTCGGCAGCGCCAGCGCCAGGGCCGTACTCTGCGCGAAGTCTCCTCGTCCGCCCGAGTCTCACTCGGCTATCTCTCCGAGGTGGAGCGGGGGCAGAAGGAGGCATCCTCCGAGCTGCTCTCCGCGATCTGCGACGCGCTTGACGTACGGATGTCCGAGCTCATGCGGGAAGTGAGCGACGAGCTGGCACTGGCCGAGCTCGCTGCGTCTGCGGCAGCGAGCGACCCGGTGCGTGCGCCGGTACGTCCGATGCTCAATTCGATCTCCGTGACGTCGGTGACCGGTGTCCCGACGGAGCGAGTGACGATCAAGGCGCCCGCCGAAGCGGTGGACGTCGTCGCCGCCTGA
- a CDS encoding CinA family protein → MNEAARLIRLLTEREQTLAVAESLTGGLVAAELTSVPGASRVFRGSVTAYATELKRVVLGVDGTLLAERGAVDAEVAQQMAAGVRDVLGASWGIATTGVAGPDPQDGKPVGTVYVSAVGPSGSNKTVALRLNGDRAEIRKESVRSVLELLSSELRKDERAQDTEQNGGI, encoded by the coding sequence GTGAACGAGGCGGCCCGGCTCATCCGACTGCTCACGGAGCGTGAGCAGACCCTGGCGGTGGCGGAGTCCCTGACGGGCGGCCTGGTGGCCGCGGAGCTGACGTCGGTGCCCGGCGCCTCGCGCGTCTTCCGCGGCTCGGTGACGGCGTACGCGACCGAACTGAAGCGGGTCGTCCTCGGGGTGGACGGGACTCTTCTGGCCGAGCGCGGAGCCGTCGACGCGGAGGTCGCGCAGCAGATGGCGGCGGGGGTCCGGGACGTGCTCGGCGCGAGTTGGGGGATCGCCACCACCGGCGTCGCGGGACCCGATCCCCAGGACGGAAAGCCGGTGGGAACGGTATACGTTTCGGCCGTTGGCCCCTCGGGATCGAACAAAACCGTCGCGTTGCGGTTGAACGGCGACCGGGCGGAAATCCGTAAAGAGAGTGTACGCAGCGTGCTCGAACTGCTCTCCAGTGAACTGCGCAAGGATGAGCGGGCACAGGATACGGAACAGAACGGGGGGATTTGA
- the pgsA gene encoding CDP-diacylglycerol--glycerol-3-phosphate 3-phosphatidyltransferase, which translates to MTGVPASTAGGTGRTPAPGGKLGAAAVNQASLWNIANILTMIRLVLVPGFVMLLLADGGYDPAMRAWAWAAFAVAMITDIFDGHLARTYNLVTDFGKIADPIADKAIMGAALICLSLLGDLPWWVTGVILFRELGITLLRFWVIRHGVIPASRGGKLKTLAQGTATGMYVLALTGPLATLRFWVMALAVVLTVVTGLDYVRQAIVLRRQGLAAQRAAGGPAS; encoded by the coding sequence ATGACCGGAGTCCCGGCATCGACGGCGGGCGGTACCGGCCGGACGCCGGCGCCCGGCGGCAAGCTGGGTGCTGCGGCCGTCAACCAGGCCAGCCTCTGGAACATCGCCAACATCCTCACCATGATCCGGCTCGTGCTCGTGCCGGGCTTCGTCATGCTGCTGCTCGCCGACGGCGGCTATGACCCCGCGATGCGGGCCTGGGCGTGGGCGGCCTTCGCCGTCGCCATGATCACCGACATCTTCGACGGGCATCTGGCACGCACGTACAACCTGGTCACCGACTTCGGGAAGATCGCCGACCCGATCGCCGACAAGGCGATCATGGGGGCCGCGCTGATCTGTCTCTCGCTCCTCGGCGATCTGCCGTGGTGGGTCACCGGCGTCATCCTCTTCCGGGAACTGGGCATCACGCTCCTGCGTTTCTGGGTCATCCGGCACGGAGTGATTCCGGCCAGCCGCGGTGGCAAGCTCAAGACCCTCGCCCAGGGCACCGCGACCGGCATGTACGTGCTGGCGCTGACCGGCCCGCTGGCCACGCTCAGGTTCTGGGTGATGGCGCTGGCCGTGGTGCTCACGGTCGTCACGGGGCTCGACTACGTGCGCCAGGCGATCGTGCTGAGGCGCCAGGGGCTCGCGGCGCAGCGTGCCGCCGGGGGGCCCGCGTCGTGA